The genomic interval TCTTCGTCTTCAAAATCGAAGTCTTCTTCCTCTTCAAAGGCCCAGAGGGGCTGCAGCGGCAGCCGATCCGGCGCAAAGGGTGCGGTACGCATGGTCAGGAAGCTTACCGGTTTGGTGAACAGGGATCCGACCGGAACGTCCGGCCACAGTGCAAAAATACGCAACAGACCGGTCAATGCAAGTCCTCCCGGCTCCCCAGGGCGTATGAAATTTTCCGCGTCGAACCGAACGTCCCCTGAGCGAGTACATGCTACACATGCATTGCCTGAACATAACCCTGCGAAGTGAACCATGTACGACACGGACCGCAGTGCGTACCCACACCCGGACGAGTTCAAGGTAAAGCGTCCGGAATACACGGAACTGGAAGACGGCTACTACCGGGCGACGATCGAGATCGCGCCCTTCAAGGTCGTGGGGGAAAGCCGTACCAAGGCAGGCGCCCGCCGCGTGGCCCTCTATCGCGCCGCGCTGACCTACCGCTCCTACCACCCGTCCTACCGGGTGGAAAATCCGTACCCGGATGAGTTCGTCGACCAGGAGGGCACCCGCTGGCGCCGACTGCCTCCCTCCCAGCGCGAACTCGGCGACTATGCGTTCATCGGTCCCGACGGCGAGGAAGACTACGCCACCATCGAACAGATGCTGATGTGGGACATCCGGCCGGCTTCCAGTTCGGAGGACGAAGCATGAAAGCGCACGACCTCTGAAGGCGCTCCAACGTGAGCGCCTTTTTTGTAGCCAAAGATGCTACTACGCAAAATTACTTACAAATTTTTCTTAAATTTAGAAACAGCAATCTTTTGACATCTTCACGCCATGCAGGTGCAGACGCTGCTTACCGCCCCTTTCGATCGGCTGGCGACCCATGCCCGCGGGTTTGTCGGCTGGATGGCCGAGCTGCTGCTGGGTCCGCTGGCCTATCAGCATACGCTGCTGGCCGTCTGCCCCAATTCGGAAGCGGTTACGAGGGCCGCACTGGAGGCTGCCGGAGCCGCCAACGCACCGCTGCTTTTTGCTGCCACGCTGAACCAGGTAGATCTGGACGGTGGCTATACGGGATGGACACCGGCCACGCTGGCACAGTTTGTGGCGGACGAGCTGTCCTGCCTGAACCTGCACATCTCCGTCGTACTCGGCCTGGACCACGGCGGCCCCTGGAAAAAGGATCTGCACGCCCGCAACCGGTTGCCCTTTGAGGAAACCTTTCAGGCTGTTCTACGCGCCATCGAGGCCTGTCTGGATGCCGGCTACGGCCTGCTGCATCTGGATCCGACCGTCGATCTGGAGCTATCGCCCGGCACGCCGGTGCCCATCCCGCGCATTGTCGAACGCACGGTAGTGCTTTTGCGCCACGCCGAAACCTATCGACTTCGCCGCAACCTGCCGCCGGTCGCCTACGAGGTGGGCACCGAAGAAGTCGGCGGTGGCCTGCAGGCCGAAGCGCGCATGGCGGAATTTCTGGATCGGCTCTGGAGTGCACTGGACCGGGAAGGCCTGCCTCACCCGGTGTTCGTGGTGGGCGACATCGGCACCCGGCTCGACACGCGCACGTTCGACTTCGAGCGGGCGCGCCGACTGGATACGCTGGTGCGCAGCTACGGCGCCCTCATCAAAGGGCATTACACCGACGACGTGGACCGCCTCGATCTGTACCCGAAGGCGGGCATCGGCGGGGCCAACGTGGGCCCGGGCTTGGCCGCCATCGAGTTTGAGGCGCTGGAAGGCCTGGTGGACGAAGCCCGTCGCCGCGGTCTTTCGGTCACCTTTGATCAGGCCATTCGTCAGGCCGTCGTCGAAAGCGGGCGCTGGACGAAGTGGCTGCAGCCGGAAGAGAAAGGCCGACCGTTCGAGGCGCTGGACCCTGAGCGACAACGCTGGCTGGTGGCCACCGGCAGCCGCTACGTGTGGACGCATCCGGCCGTCCTGCAGGCCCGCCGCGAACTCTACGAGGCGCTCGCCCCCTGGCTCGATGCCGACGCCTTCGTGCGCGAACGCATCAAAACACGCCTGATGGACTACTTCCGCGCCTTCAACCTGATTGAGTTCAATGAGCGCCTGAAAGCTTTCCTGCCCGAATGACTTCAGGCCGGCTCTTCCGCCTGAGCCAGTGCTTCTTCTTTGACCCGATGCAGATAGGCGAGGGCTTCTTCCCGATCGGCCGGTAGCTCGCCTTTGAAGATCACCTCCTTGATCGCTCCCAGCGCCCGTCGTTCGGGCCCTTTGAGCGTAGCGGCCATCTCCTCGAACAGCGCCGCGCGCCGCAGCGCTTCGTCCTTGATTTCCATCATGTACTGAAAGGCCGCGTCGTGCTCGTTGGGAATGCGCCCTTCGAGAATGGCTTCTTTGATGGCCTCTTTGATGATACCCACGGCCACGCCTTCGCCGATGCCCAGCGTGCGCATGATCTCCTCGCCATCGACGGGCGGCTGAAAGTTGCGGATGCGGTCCTTTTCCTCCACTTCGGCCATGCGGACCTCCAGCCGATCGAAAGCCTCCAGATAGCGACGCACGCGCCGGGGATTCTTGGAGGTGATGTCGGCCCGCACCAGCAGCATCAGATCCTCCAGGTCATCGCCGGCCTCGAAGAGCAGTCGCCGGATGGCCGAGTCGGTCACCTGTTCGTCGACGAGCGCGACGGGTCGGTGGTGCAGGCGGACGAGCTTCTGCACGTAGGCCATGCGCTCGTCCATAGGCAACTTGAGCCGACGGAAGATGCGGGGGACCATCCGGGCGCCCAGGTCTTCGTGTCCGTGGAAGGTCCAGCCCGTGCCCGGCACGAAACGTTTGGTGGCCGGCTTGGCGATGTCGTGCAGCAGGGCCGCCCAGCGCAGCCACACGGCGTCGTCCTCGCAGGGGCGGTCGGCCGTCATACGGGCCACGTTATCCACCACCTGCAGCGTGTGGAAGAAGTTGTCCTTGTGGCGGTGTCCGTCGATGGTCTCGACGCCCTTGAGCGCCACCAGCTCGGGGAAGATGCGCGCCAGGATGCCGGTGGATTCCAGAATTTTGAAGCCGATGGACGGCTGCGGCGCGCACAGGATCTTCTGCAGCTCGTCGGTGATGCGCTCCTGGCTGAGAATTTCGACGCGGTGGGCCTTTTCCCGCATCGCCGCGAACGTGTCGGGCTCCACGCGGAAGTTCAGTTGTGCGGCAAAGCGGGCCGCCCGGATCATACGGAGCGGATCGTCCTCGAAGGTCTGGCGCGGATCGAGCGGCGTGCGCAGCAGCCGTTGCCGGAGATCGCGCCGCCCGTGGAACGGATCGATCAGCGTTCCCCAGCGAGAGGGCCACAGGTCGATGGCCATCGCGTTGATGGTGAAATCGCGGCGGCGCAGGTCGTCGTCGAGGGTGCCGTCTTCGACGATGGGCTTGCGCGAGTCTTTGCGATAGCTTTCGCGACGGGCTGCCACGAACTCCAGCACGAATACACCGCTGCGATCCGGTGTGGGGACACGGATGGCCGCCGTGCCGAAGTTTTCGTAAACGTGCACGGTGCGGCCCCCCAGAGCGCGCGCCACGAGGCGGGCCAGCCGGATGCCCGTCCCGGGTCCCACCGTCACAAAGTCGATGTCGGTGGTCGGACGGTCCAGAAACAGATCGCGCACGACGCCGCCCACGGCATAGACCGGGATTTCGTGCTGCTGTCCCAGCTCGCCGATCCGACGCAGCAGGGGCGCGTAGGGTCGCGACGCCAGGCGTTCCTGTATGCGCAGCGGTAGAGGCCGAACCGTCACCGTCATGATCGTGCGGGTGGTTGCGGGGGCCATACTTAACGCAGCCGGCTCATCAAACGTTCGACGATCCGGAGCACCTGCAGGGTTTCCAGGAGCGAGACCGGGGCCGGCTGGCGGGCGGCCAGGGCCTGCAGAAAGGCAAGGACTTCGGCCTTCGTCAGGCGCTCGTCGGATGTGTCGAGTCGGAGCCAGCGGTGCCAACCGGTGCGCGCCAGGTACAGTTCGGGCGAGGTGTCGTCGCCGTCGCGCCACATCAGCACCTGCGCATAGGTCCCGCTGTGAAAGCGCAATCCGAAGGCCACCGCTTCGAGCCAGGTAGGACCACCCCGGACGGCCTCCCCTTCGATACGGAGCACGCTGCTGGAGCGGGCCAGCGCGCAGCACAGGTCGACGGCTTCGGCCAGTCGGGCGTGCCAGGGCACCACGCCACGCCCGCCCACCTGCTGTCGGTAAACGAGCAGGGCGGGGGGCGCGCCATCCCGCACCTCCTGCAATGCCGGATGGAAGCGCAGCGGCCGGCTGACGCCCACCTCCGCGTGGGCTTCTTCGGCCAGACGCCCCAACCGCTCCAGATCCTGAAAGGCCGGGGCCGGGGGCCAGGCCACGAAGCAGTGCACCCCTTCCCGCAGGGCGATTTCCGTCACCCGGAAGCGCTCGGCCGGTGGCGTGGCAATGAAGACCACGTCCAGCGCCTGCATCCAGGCGGCCAGCCGGGCGTCCGGCACGTCCAGCGTGCTTTCCGCAAAGCGGGCAATATCCGAATAAAGCGCGCGCAGGGCAGCGTGCAGGCTGCGGGCTTCCCGGCCGCCGCCGATCAGCCCGATGCGAAACGCCGGTGCCGATTCAGTAGCCTGCGGCCTGTCCATCCTTGCGCATCTCCGAAGCTCCGTGATAGACGCCTGTTGAATCGCACAGAATGGCCTGGTAGCCGCCGAAGGCGCCGCGCGTGAACCGGACGCGATGACCGCGGCGCTCCAGCTCCTGCACGACGGCCGGATCGAAGCCGCTTTCGAGCAACAGTACGCCCGCGCCTTCGCTCGTGCCCAGTGGCGTGCGGCCGCCGATGTGCCGCCAGCGGGCCGCATCGCCCGCCTCCTGCACGTTCATGCCAAAATCGATCAGGTTCGTGAGCACCTGCACATGCCCCTGTGGCTGCATGTCGCCGCCCATCACACCGAAGCTGAGCCAGGGCTCGCCGTCTTTCATCACGAAGCCCGGAATGATCGTATGGAAAGGACGCTTGCCGGGCGCGTAGGCGTTGGGATGGCCGGGCACCAGCGCGAAGAGCGCCCCGCGATCCTGCAGCATGAAGCCCAGCCCGTCGGGCACCAGGCCGCTCCCCATGCCCGTATAGTTGCTCTGAATGAGCGAGACCTTCATACCCGACGAGTCGGCCACGGTCAGATAAATCGTGTCGCCGTCCGGCAGCGGCTCGTCCAGGCCCGGTCCCACTTCGGCCATCACCGTATCCATGCGGATCAGGCGGCGACGCTCGGCCGCGTATTCTTTGGAGAGCAGCTGCTCCAGCGGAACCCGATAGAAGTCTGGATCGGCGTAGAAACGGGCGCGATCCTCGAAGGCCAGCCGCTTGGCCTCGGCCATGACGTGCAGGTAGTCGGCACTGCCCCAGCCCATGGCCTTCAGGTCGAACCCTTCCAGAATGTTGAGCATCTGCAACACGGCGATCCCCTGGCCGTTGGGCGGCAGCTCGTAGACGTCATAGCCGCGATAGTTGACCGAGACGGGCTCGACCCATTCGCTCCGGTGGGCGGCCAGGTCTTCTTTACGCAGATAGCCCCCGATGCGGCGCATGTAGGCGTCGATCGTCTCGGCGATCACGCCCCGGTAGAAGGCATCCCGGCCCTGTTCGGCCAGCAGTTCGTAGGTGCGGGCCAGATCCGGGTTGCGAAAGATTTCCCCCTCGCGAGGGGCCCGGCCGCCGGGGAAGAACGTGCGGAGCGCGTTGTCGAATTCGGGGATCAGGTGCCGGTTTTCCTGAAACCGCTCCAGGTTCTGCGCCCAGTAGTAAGCGATCACCTGCGAGACGGGAAAGCCCTCGCGGGCGTAGCGAATGGCCGGGGCCAGCACCTCGCGCATGGGCAGGCGACCGAAGCGGGCGTGCAGCTCGAACCAGCCATCCACCGCGCCGGGCACCGTGACCGGCAACACGCCCCAGAGCGGGATCGTGGGCGGCTCGCCGGACTCCGGAGGCTGCAGGCGTCGCGCCTCGGCCACCATGGTCTCGAACGAGAGTCCCTGCGGCGAGCGGCCGCTGGCGTTCAGCCCGTAGAGCCGCCGCGTTTCCGGATCCCATACGATGGCGAACAGGTCGCCGCCGATCCCGCACCCGGTGGGCTCCATCAGTCCCAGGACGGCATTGGCGGCGATGGCCGCATCGACGGCCGAGCCGCCTTTTTTCAGAATGTCCAGGGCCACCTGCGTGGCCAGTGGCTGGCTGGTGGCGGCCATGCCGTGGCGGGCCAGCACCGGGCTCCGGGTGGCAAACGGCGCGCCGACGAGCCGGTCGCCGCCGCCGTGCCCGAACACCTGGGCCCGGCCATGCGAAAGCGGAATCCACATGAGCAGCAGAATCAGCCAGATCGGAACGTTACCGGTGCCTTTCATCACGACTCGGGGGTAGCTTGAAGGCGGGCCAGAACCTCTTCGTGGATCCTGCGGGCGCGTTCGTCGAAGAGCACGAACCGCACGTGGCGCACGTGCCTGAGCTTCGGCGCTTCTTCGAGTACGGTTTTCAGCGCCACTTCCGCGGCCTCTTCCATCGGGTAGCCGAACACGCCGGTGGAAATCGCCGGAAACGCCACCGAGCGGATGCCATGTTCGTCGGCCAGCTTCAGTGCGTTGCGATAGGCTTCGGCCAGGATCTGGTCCGAGGGCACATCGCGCCCGTAAACCGGCCCCAGTACGTGAATCACGTACCGGTTGGGCAGCCGGAAGCCGGGCGTGATCACGGCCTGACCTGGACGGATCGGCGCCAGCGGCCGGCAGGCTTCGGCCAGTTCGGGTCCGGCCGCCCGGTGGATGGCACCGGCCACGCCCCCACCCGGCATGAGCTGCGCATTGGCCGCGTTGACGATGGCTTCCATGTCGGGCTGCTTTGTGATGTCGCCCTGAACGATCTCCAGCGTAAAATCACCCTGCTGCACCCGCATGGCTGTCCCGGTTTGCGTTGAGGAAGGTGCTTTCCGGAAGATAAAACGCCCGGGGCCAACATGCAGCGCTGGTCGGGAGCTGACTTTTATGCGACTTTTTTGTTTTTTACGCACCGGTGCAGGACGGAAGTCTTGCTTCCGGCGTACAAAGGTTCGTCTTTCCAGAAACCAGAATAAAACCTGACGATCTCTATGCAGCCGACTCACATGGTCAGGCCCCGACGGGTGGTCGTCACCGGACTGGGCGCCATCACGCCGATCGGGCTTTCGCCGCAGGAATTCTGGGACGCCATGATGCGCGGTGAAAGCGGTGCCGGGCCGATCACCCGCTTCGACGCTTCCTGCTTCGAGACGCGCTTTGCCTGCGAGCTGAAAGGATTCGACCCCCTCAACTACATGGACCGCAAGCTGGCCCGCCGACTGGATTCATACGCCCAGTACGCGCTGGCGGCCGCCCGGCAGGCGCTCAGCGATGCGGGGATCGACACGAGCACGCTCTCGGACGAAGCACGCGAGCGCTTCGGCGTGGTCTTCGGCAGCGGCATCGGCGGGCTTCGCCTTTTCGAGGAGCAGACGGCGCTGTACCTGCGCGAGGGGCCGCGCCGGCTTTCGCCGTTCTTCGTGCCCATGATGATCTCGAACATGGCGGCCGGATTGATCGCCATCGAGCACGACCTGCGCGGTCCGAACTACTCGGTGGTGTCGGCCTGCGCCACCGGCAACCACGCGCTGATCGACGCCACAATGCTGCTGCGGCACGGCCACGCCGATGTGGTGCTCTGCGGCGGCAGCGAGGCGCCCATCACGCCGCTGGGCATCGGCGGCTTCAACGCCATGAAGGCGCTTTCCACGCGCAACGACGATCCCAAAACGGCCAGCCGCCCCTTCGACAAGAACCGGGACGGCTTCGTGGTGGGCGAAGGGGCCGGCGCCCTTGTGCTGGAAACGCTGGAGCATGCGCTGGCGCGCGGCGCCCGCATCTACGCCGAGTTGATCGGCTTCGGGATGTCGGACGACGCCTATCATTTTGCCGCGCCGGAGCCGACCGGCCGGGGTGCCCGTCAGTCGATGCTGCATGCGCTTCAGGATGCCGGCATTGCGCCGGAAGAAGTGGATTACATCAACATGCACGCGACCTCGACCCCGGTGGGCGATCCGATCGAGTCGGAGGCCATCAAGGGTGTCTTCGGCGAACATGCCTACCGGCTGAGCTGCTCGGCCACCAAGAGCATGACGGGGCATCTGCTGGGCGCGGCCGGGGCCGTCGAGGCGGTCGCGACCGTGCTGGCCATCTGGCACCAGACCGTTCCGCCCACGATCAACGTCGAGGAGCTGGATCCGGCCTGCGATCTGGACTACACGCTGCACAAGCCCCGTCAGCGTGAGATCCGCGTGGCGCTTTCCAACGGATTCGGCTTCGGCGGCCACAACGCCACGGTAGCCTTCCGGCGCTATGAAGAATGAAGAAGCGAAGCAGCGGGAGGCCACGTCTCCGCTGCGTATCGTATTCATGGGCACGCCCGAGTTCGCCGTGCCCTCGCTCGAGCGGCTGGTCGAAGCCGGTTACCGTCCGGTGGCGGTGGTGACCGGCCCCGATCGCCCGCGCGGCCGGGGTCAGCGCGTGCAGCCCACCCCCGTCAAAGAAGCGGCGTTGCGTCTGGGGCTGTCGCCCATTCTGCAACCGGAGTCCGTGCGCGACCCGGCCTTTGCGGAGGCCATCGCCGCCCTGCAGCCTGACGTCATCGTGGTGGTCGCCTTCAAGATCCTGCCGCCCGAGGTGTACTCGCAGGCGCGGCTGGGCGCCTTCAACCTGCACGCCTCCCTGCTGCCGCGCTACCGGGGTGCCGCGCCCATTCACCGGGCCATCATGGCCGGCGAGACGGAGACCGGCGTCACCACGTTCTTTCTGCGCCCCGAGGTGGACACCGGCGAAATCATTCTGCAGAAGCGTACGCCGATCGGTCCCGAGGAGACGGCCGGCGAACTGCACGATCGGCTCATGCATCTGGGCGCCGAGGCCGTGCTCGAAACCGTCCGGCTGATCGAGCGGGGCGAGGCGCATCCCCGGCCACAGGACGACAGCCAGGCCACGCTGGCCCCCAAGCTCACCCGCGAGGAGGCGCGCGTGCCCTGGGATCGTCCGGCCCAGGTGGTCCACAACCACATCCGGGGACTCTCGCCGCATCCCGGCGCCTGGACGATGCACGGCGACCGCCTGCTCAAGCTCTACCGCTCGCGCCTGGCTGAAGGCGAAGGGCCTCCGGGCACCGTGCTGGAAGCCGATGATCGGCTGGTGGTGGCCTGCGGCGAGGGCGCCGTGGAGCTTCTGGAATTGCAGCAGGAAGGGCGCCGCGTGCTTCCGGCCGATGCGTTCCTGCGCGGCTATCCGCTCCGCCCCGGCGATCGACTGTACTGAACCGTTTCCGAAGGCGAACGTATCGACAAGAAAAGCGCGCGTTTCTTTTCTGCTGATAGCCCCGGGATTTGTGATCGTGACGTGTATATGGACCTCCCCCCTGCCAACGGCACCAACAGTCACCTGCTGCGCACCTATCGGGAAGCGCTCGCCCGCCTGGAGGCCGAAGCGCCCCCTGCGCCGGAGGAGCACAGGGGGCGATGTCAGGCGCTGCTGCAGCGGCTGGGTCCGGCCGACATCGGAGCCGCACGCACGGCCTTCGTGCACGGCACGCCGGGACTGCTGGCCGCCCATACGCATTACTTCGACGGCTTTGCCCTGCTGCTGACCGCGCCGCACGGGACGGCCGTGAGCGTACGCCCGGCCCGCGAACAGACCAGTCGCCTGCTGTTTCCTCTGGACGAGACCCCCTGGACACTCCCGCTCGACGCGTCCGTGCCGCCGGACTGGCCGCTCGAAGTGGTGCTGGCCTTTTCGGTGCTGCGCCATTGCTATCCCGAGCAGGCCTTCGACATGGCGGTGTTCAGTTCCGTGCCGCCGTTTGCCCGCGAGATGCGGCTGGCTTCACTGGCCGTCGCCCTGACGCACGCCCTGCAGCCCACCGCCGATCGCTCGGACGCGCAACTCCGGGCCCTGGCGGACGTCATCGAGCGCTGCACGGGCTTTCCCTTCAGCGTCGCCTACCTGCTGGCCGCCTCGGTGGCCCGACCCGGTACGTTCGTGCTGATCGACGCCGCCACGCTCGAACACCTCGAACTGGAAGCGCCCCCACCGGACGTACTGCGCTGGCTGCTGCTCGACGCCGGCTGCACGCTGCTGCCGCCCCCCGACCACCACCGTCGGCAACGTGCCCTGGCTCACCAGATCGTCGAGATTCTGCAGCGCCGGGGCTTTCGCGAACTCACCTCCCTGCGCGAGCTGGCCTATCGCGACCTATCCCGCGCCCAGGCCCTGCTGCCCCGTCGGCTGCATCCGGTACTCCGCTACCTGGTCTCCGAAAACCACCGGGTGCACCATATGGTCGTGGCCATCCGGCAGCAGGACTGGCAGAAGCTGGGCTCACTATTGCTCATGTCGCACGCGGCCCTGCGGTACGACTGGCAGGCTTCCTGCGCCGAGGCCGATCTGATCGTCGAAGTGGCCGAGGCGATGAGCCTGGAGGGCATCTTCGGCGCCAGCATGAACGGCTACGGCAACGGCGTGCTGGTAGCCGGACGTCCCTTTCAGCTGCCCGTCTATCTGGAACGCCTGCAGCAGACCTTCGAGACCCACTTTGGCCGCACGCCCGAAGCGCACCTGATCTGACGGGAACCCCTGCGTTTGCCACGACTTCGATAGGGCGGTCCATCGAAAATCTTCTTCATCCATGCCTTCGTTCGACCTGGCGCGCGTCAATGCCCGCATCGAAGCGGACGGTGCCTTTCTGGACGACCTGCGGGCCGAAGTGGGCCGCGTGATCGTCGGCCAGCGCTACCTGATCGACCGCCTGCTGATCGGCCTGCTCTGCGGCGGGCACGTCCTGCTGGAAGGCGTGCCGGGTCTGGCCAAGACGCTGACAGTCAGCACACTGGCCCGCGCGCTGGGCGTGCAGTTTCAGCGCATTCAGTTCACGCCTGACTTGCTCCCGGCCGATCTGCTGGGAACGCTCTATTTCAACCAGAAAGAAGGAACGTTTTCCATCCGGAAGGGACCGATCTTCGCCAACCTGATTCTGGCCGACGAGATCAACCGGGCCCCGGCCAAGGTGCAGAGTGCCCTGCTCGAAAGCATGCAGGAACGCCAGGTGACGCTGGGCGACACGACATTCCGGCTGCCCGAGCCCTTTCTGGTGCTGGCCACCCAGAATCCGATCGAGCAGGAAGGCACCTATCCGCTGCCCGAGGCCCAGCTCGACCGCTTCATGCTCAAGCTTCGTGTCGATTACCCTTCGCGCGAGGAAGAGCTGGCCATCATGCGGCGCATGGCGCGCACGGACGCGTTGCCCGAGGTGCGCACGGTCGCCACGGGTGACGACGTGCTGCGGGCCCGCCAGGCGCTCAACGAACTGTACGTGGACGAACGCGTCGAGCAGTACATCGTGGACCTGGTGGTGGCCACACGCACGCCCGAGGCGTACGGTCTGGCCGAACTGCGGCCCTACCTTGAGTTTGGCGCTTCGCCCCGCGCCACGATCTACCTGAACCTGGCCGCACGGGCCCATGCGTTTCTGGAGCACCGGCCCTACGTAACCCCCGACGACGTGCGCGCCGTGGCGCCCGACGTGCTCCGCCATCGCCTGGTGCTCAGCTACGAAGCCGAAGCGGAAGCCGTCACCAGCGACACGCTGGTCGAGCGCCTGCTGGCTCATATTCCCGTACCCTGAAGCCCGAAACCGGCCATGCCCTACCAGCCCAACCGCGTCTATCGCAAAGAGTCGATCACGGTCGCCTTCATGGTCGAGCAGCTCCAGAAGGCGGTCGGCCTTCCCGTGGAGCGCGTCAACCAGGTGGACGATACGCTGCGCCTGGTGGTCGAAAGCGAACTGAACCGTCCCGGCCTGGTGCTGGCCGGCTACACCGAGCTGTTCACCTACCAGCGCGTTCAGATTCTGGGCAACACCGAAAACCGCTACCTGCGCCATCTGCCGCCGGCGCAGCGCCGCCGGGCCTTCCAGAATCTGCTGCAGTTCC from Rhodothermus marinus carries:
- the fabF gene encoding beta-ketoacyl-ACP synthase II — its product is MQPTHMVRPRRVVVTGLGAITPIGLSPQEFWDAMMRGESGAGPITRFDASCFETRFACELKGFDPLNYMDRKLARRLDSYAQYALAAARQALSDAGIDTSTLSDEARERFGVVFGSGIGGLRLFEEQTALYLREGPRRLSPFFVPMMISNMAAGLIAIEHDLRGPNYSVVSACATGNHALIDATMLLRHGHADVVLCGGSEAPITPLGIGGFNAMKALSTRNDDPKTASRPFDKNRDGFVVGEGAGALVLETLEHALARGARIYAELIGFGMSDDAYHFAAPEPTGRGARQSMLHALQDAGIAPEEVDYINMHATSTPVGDPIESEAIKGVFGEHAYRLSCSATKSMTGHLLGAAGAVEAVATVLAIWHQTVPPTINVEELDPACDLDYTLHKPRQREIRVALSNGFGFGGHNATVAFRRYEE
- the ggt gene encoding gamma-glutamyltransferase translates to MKGTGNVPIWLILLLMWIPLSHGRAQVFGHGGGDRLVGAPFATRSPVLARHGMAATSQPLATQVALDILKKGGSAVDAAIAANAVLGLMEPTGCGIGGDLFAIVWDPETRRLYGLNASGRSPQGLSFETMVAEARRLQPPESGEPPTIPLWGVLPVTVPGAVDGWFELHARFGRLPMREVLAPAIRYAREGFPVSQVIAYYWAQNLERFQENRHLIPEFDNALRTFFPGGRAPREGEIFRNPDLARTYELLAEQGRDAFYRGVIAETIDAYMRRIGGYLRKEDLAAHRSEWVEPVSVNYRGYDVYELPPNGQGIAVLQMLNILEGFDLKAMGWGSADYLHVMAEAKRLAFEDRARFYADPDFYRVPLEQLLSKEYAAERRRLIRMDTVMAEVGPGLDEPLPDGDTIYLTVADSSGMKVSLIQSNYTGMGSGLVPDGLGFMLQDRGALFALVPGHPNAYAPGKRPFHTIIPGFVMKDGEPWLSFGVMGGDMQPQGHVQVLTNLIDFGMNVQEAGDAARWRHIGGRTPLGTSEGAGVLLLESGFDPAVVQELERRGHRVRFTRGAFGGYQAILCDSTGVYHGASEMRKDGQAAGY
- a CDS encoding Gfo/Idh/MocA family protein, which produces MDRPQATESAPAFRIGLIGGGREARSLHAALRALYSDIARFAESTLDVPDARLAAWMQALDVVFIATPPAERFRVTEIALREGVHCFVAWPPAPAFQDLERLGRLAEEAHAEVGVSRPLRFHPALQEVRDGAPPALLVYRQQVGGRGVVPWHARLAEAVDLCCALARSSSVLRIEGEAVRGGPTWLEAVAFGLRFHSGTYAQVLMWRDGDDTSPELYLARTGWHRWLRLDTSDERLTKAEVLAFLQALAARQPAPVSLLETLQVLRIVERLMSRLR
- a CDS encoding class II D-tagatose-bisphosphate aldolase non-catalytic subunit encodes the protein MQVQTLLTAPFDRLATHARGFVGWMAELLLGPLAYQHTLLAVCPNSEAVTRAALEAAGAANAPLLFAATLNQVDLDGGYTGWTPATLAQFVADELSCLNLHISVVLGLDHGGPWKKDLHARNRLPFEETFQAVLRAIEACLDAGYGLLHLDPTVDLELSPGTPVPIPRIVERTVVLLRHAETYRLRRNLPPVAYEVGTEEVGGGLQAEARMAEFLDRLWSALDREGLPHPVFVVGDIGTRLDTRTFDFERARRLDTLVRSYGALIKGHYTDDVDRLDLYPKAGIGGANVGPGLAAIEFEALEGLVDEARRRGLSVTFDQAIRQAVVESGRWTKWLQPEEKGRPFEALDPERQRWLVATGSRYVWTHPAVLQARRELYEALAPWLDADAFVRERIKTRLMDYFRAFNLIEFNERLKAFLPE
- a CDS encoding O-acetyl-ADP-ribose deacetylase is translated as MRVQQGDFTLEIVQGDITKQPDMEAIVNAANAQLMPGGGVAGAIHRAAGPELAEACRPLAPIRPGQAVITPGFRLPNRYVIHVLGPVYGRDVPSDQILAEAYRNALKLADEHGIRSVAFPAISTGVFGYPMEEAAEVALKTVLEEAPKLRHVRHVRFVLFDERARRIHEEVLARLQATPES
- a CDS encoding galactokinase encodes the protein MDLPPANGTNSHLLRTYREALARLEAEAPPAPEEHRGRCQALLQRLGPADIGAARTAFVHGTPGLLAAHTHYFDGFALLLTAPHGTAVSVRPAREQTSRLLFPLDETPWTLPLDASVPPDWPLEVVLAFSVLRHCYPEQAFDMAVFSSVPPFAREMRLASLAVALTHALQPTADRSDAQLRALADVIERCTGFPFSVAYLLAASVARPGTFVLIDAATLEHLELEAPPPDVLRWLLLDAGCTLLPPPDHHRRQRALAHQIVEILQRRGFRELTSLRELAYRDLSRAQALLPRRLHPVLRYLVSENHRVHHMVVAIRQQDWQKLGSLLLMSHAALRYDWQASCAEADLIVEVAEAMSLEGIFGASMNGYGNGVLVAGRPFQLPVYLERLQQTFETHFGRTPEAHLI
- a CDS encoding AAA family ATPase codes for the protein MPSFDLARVNARIEADGAFLDDLRAEVGRVIVGQRYLIDRLLIGLLCGGHVLLEGVPGLAKTLTVSTLARALGVQFQRIQFTPDLLPADLLGTLYFNQKEGTFSIRKGPIFANLILADEINRAPAKVQSALLESMQERQVTLGDTTFRLPEPFLVLATQNPIEQEGTYPLPEAQLDRFMLKLRVDYPSREEELAIMRRMARTDALPEVRTVATGDDVLRARQALNELYVDERVEQYIVDLVVATRTPEAYGLAELRPYLEFGASPRATIYLNLAARAHAFLEHRPYVTPDDVRAVAPDVLRHRLVLSYEAEAEAVTSDTLVERLLAHIPVP
- the fmt gene encoding methionyl-tRNA formyltransferase, which translates into the protein MKNEEAKQREATSPLRIVFMGTPEFAVPSLERLVEAGYRPVAVVTGPDRPRGRGQRVQPTPVKEAALRLGLSPILQPESVRDPAFAEAIAALQPDVIVVVAFKILPPEVYSQARLGAFNLHASLLPRYRGAAPIHRAIMAGETETGVTTFFLRPEVDTGEIILQKRTPIGPEETAGELHDRLMHLGAEAVLETVRLIERGEAHPRPQDDSQATLAPKLTREEARVPWDRPAQVVHNHIRGLSPHPGAWTMHGDRLLKLYRSRLAEGEGPPGTVLEADDRLVVACGEGAVELLELQQEGRRVLPADAFLRGYPLRPGDRLY
- a CDS encoding CCA tRNA nucleotidyltransferase is translated as MTVTVRPLPLRIQERLASRPYAPLLRRIGELGQQHEIPVYAVGGVVRDLFLDRPTTDIDFVTVGPGTGIRLARLVARALGGRTVHVYENFGTAAIRVPTPDRSGVFVLEFVAARRESYRKDSRKPIVEDGTLDDDLRRRDFTINAMAIDLWPSRWGTLIDPFHGRRDLRQRLLRTPLDPRQTFEDDPLRMIRAARFAAQLNFRVEPDTFAAMREKAHRVEILSQERITDELQKILCAPQPSIGFKILESTGILARIFPELVALKGVETIDGHRHKDNFFHTLQVVDNVARMTADRPCEDDAVWLRWAALLHDIAKPATKRFVPGTGWTFHGHEDLGARMVPRIFRRLKLPMDERMAYVQKLVRLHHRPVALVDEQVTDSAIRRLLFEAGDDLEDLMLLVRADITSKNPRRVRRYLEAFDRLEVRMAEVEEKDRIRNFQPPVDGEEIMRTLGIGEGVAVGIIKEAIKEAILEGRIPNEHDAAFQYMMEIKDEALRRAALFEEMAATLKGPERRALGAIKEVIFKGELPADREEALAYLHRVKEEALAQAEEPA